The Akkermansia sp. RCC_12PD genome contains the following window.
GTATTCGTATAGCCATGTTCTAATGGCTTTCAAGCTAGGGAGCGGACGGAACACCGGTCATCCATTCCAAACCGTCACTGTCTCCCTTACTTGCCTCTTGCCAAAACGGAGGCATTCCAACACAATCCCCTGCATGCCCCGCATCCGTTTCATCACCGCCTACGACGGCCGCCCCTACCTGGGCTGGCAAAGCCAGCCGGGAGGCCGCACCGTGCAGGACAAGCTGGAACGTGCCTTTTCAACCCTTTTCGGGGAAGCCGTCCGCATCCACGGGTCCGGCAGGACGGACGCCGGAGTGCACGCCCTGGGACAGGTCTTCCACGTGGATGCGCCGGACACCCACCGCATTCCCGCAGACAAATGGCCTGCTGCCATCAATACCCGCCTGCCCAGCACCATCCGGGTCATCCATGCGGAGTACACGGGCCCCGGCTTTCACGCCCGCTTCAGCGCCACGGGGAAAACGTACCGCTACTGCATTTCCAGCGAACCCATCCTGAACCCGTTTGACGCGGGCCTGGCCTGGCACCGTCCGCTGGCCTGGAGCCTGGACGCCCTGACGGAAGCCGCCGGGCTCTTTCTGGGGGAACACGACTTTACGGCCTTTGCCGCCCTGAGGGGCAACGAGCCCCGCCCCATCCCGGAAGACTACTTCCGGCGCACCATTACCCGTGCGGACGTGAGGCGGGAAGGGAACCACACCTTCATCACATTCACGGGCACGGGCTTCCTTTATAAAATGGTGCGCCTCATGGCGGGCGCGGCCCATGAGGCGGCACGCGGGAAAATCACACTGGAGGAATTAAACCGCCTCATCCGTTCCCCGCGCCCGGATGACAAAAGCCCGTTCTGCGCGCCGCCGGACGGCCTTACCCTGATGCAGGTGCATTACCCGGATTCCGTCCCGGAAAACAGGCCGGAGCAATAAAAAACGGCCTCCGGGGGTTACTTTTCCGCCATTCCCCGCGGAACGCCGTACAGCCCTTCCCTTCTGATGAAGCTTTCCACTTCCGGATTCAAATGAGGCACGGGGCATACGCCCGCGCGCAGGGCTTCCCGGATGCCGGTGGAAGATGCTGGTTCATCCCCTTCAATAAAAACGGCCCGAACTCCCTCCCTGGGATCCGGCGCGCCGCCCCGGTGGTACACGATGAACGTCGCCATGTTAGCCAGATGCCTCCAGCGGCCCCATTTCTCCAGGGAATCCCACTGGTCCTTGCCCATCAGCCAGAACAATTCCGCTCCCGGATGGCAGGCAGCCACGCTTTCCGCCACCCGCCATGACCAGGAAGGCGGGGGCAAATTCAAGTCCGTACGGTCCAATACGGCCCAGTCCAGCCCTTTCAGGGCCAGTTCAATCATCCGGCAGCGCCGGGCATCCGAAACGGAAGGGGCCTGTTCCTTCAGCGGGGAAAGGGAACAGGGCATGAACAGTACGCGATCCAGGCCACAGCACTCCCTGGCACGCGAAGCCACGCGCACATGGCCTTCGTGCACGGGATCAAACGAACCGCCGAAAATGCACAACTTCACTGTCCGTCACCTCCATGAGGCCAGGAAATCAGAGCCCCTCCGTACCTTTATAGGGGAGGAACCCCCCGATGGGAACGCGCACCATCCTCTTTTCCAAAGGCAGGCGCCGGAACCGGTTGATAAAATCCGTCAGGCGCCCGTAATTGCGTTCCGTCTTGGGAATCCCCTGATGACCGCAGTTTACGTCCGGATTGTAATGCAGCTCCACATGAAGATGGGCAGGGTACATGCCGCGGTTCGTGCCGATGGTGCCCACCTGGGTGCCGCGCAGCACCAGTTGGCCCAGCACTACGTTGATGTCATTCAAATGGGAATAAAGCGTCTGGCAGCAGAGGACCTTGCCGGACTTGGGCTCCCGGAAGGCATGGCGGACAATTACCACCTTTCCCCAGGCGCCCCGTGCGTCTGCCGCATACGTGACCACACCGTGGCCCACGGAATAAACGGGGTCTCCCAAGTCGGTATTGCCTCCGCCGTTGCCGTTCCAGTCCTCGCCCATGTGACGGGGGCTTTTCAGGCGCAGGCCGCGGGAACGGTAATAGCCCTTGCCGTCCGGCTTGCCCACCGGAAAATCAAAGCCGTCGCACAGGGGGACGAGCGCAAACTTACTGTCCCGCTTGGCCATGTAAACGGGCGCGCTCTCGCTGATGAAGGCCGTTCCGGTCAGAAAGAACAGGGCCAGCAATAAAAAACGGAAGTAGAACATAGGGGGAAAAGTTTCCATATGCTAGACAGCGCGCATGTCCGTATCAAGCGGAATTCTCTGTATGTCCCAGTTAGAAGGTTCCGGACCTTTCCCCTGCCCGGAAGAGCACGTTTCCCTTTCAACTTGACAGCAAAGTCCCTCTATGAAAGAAGGAGGGAGCATTCTGCATATTTCTGTAACACATATATTCTTCATGAACAAGCTTGCTCCCCTCTTTGTTGGAACCGCTCTTTCCTCCCTGATGCTGCCCGGACAGGCCGCAGACCCGCCCAAACCTTTCGGCGCCGTGCCTACGCCCCAGCAGGTGAACTGGCAGCGCATGGAATTCTACGGTTTCATCCACTTCGGCCTGAACACCTTTACCGGCAGGGAATGGGGATACGGAGACGAAAACCCGCAAATTTTCAACCCCACGGACTTCAATGCCTCCGAGATCGTGGAAACCTTCAAGAAAGGCGGCATGAAGGGCATGATCTATACGGCCAAGCACCACGACGGCTTCTGCGCGTGGCCCACCAAGTCCACGGAGCACAATATCACGAAAACCCCGTGGAAAAACGGCAAGGGGGATGTAGTCAAGGAATTCGCCCTGGCCTGCAAAAAACACGGCATCAAATTCGGCACCTACCTCAGTCCGTGGGACCGCAACCACGCCGAATACGGCAAGGAAGGCTACCTGAAAGCCTACTACCAGCAAATTCGGGAACTGCTGACCAACTACGGTCCCGTATTTGAAATCTGGTTTGACGGGGCCAACGGCGGCGACGGCTACTACGGCGGAGCCCGTGAAAAACGCAACATCGGCGATGCGGAGAAGTACTACGACTTTGAAAAGATTGTGGAAATAATCCGCTCCATCCAGCCCAACTGTATCATTTGGGGCGCCGGCCATTATGGAGATGCCCGCTGGGGCGGCTCTGAAAAGGGACATGTCAATTATCCCCACTGGAGCACCGTGGGACTGAATGGCGGCGGTGGCGGAACCGGCAAGCGCGGCGGCGAACGCTGGGTGCCCGCGGAAGGAGACACTACCATCAACCATTCCGGCTGGTTCTGGCACCAGGGACAGTCTTCCCGCGTCAAATCCCCGGAAGAACTTATGCAGGTCTGGTTTGACTCCGTAGGCCGCGGGGCCAACCTCATCCTGAACGTAGCCGCAGACAAAACCGGAAAACTGGACCCCGCCGATGTCAAGTCTCTGATGGAATTCAAGGAATTGCGCGACAAGCTGTATGCCAAGAACTTCGCTCTGGGAGCCACGGCCACGGCCAGCCAAACCCGCGGCAATGACAAGAAATTCTCCCCTTCCAACATGACTGACGGCAACCTGGACACGTACTGGGCCGTGGAAGACGACAACCTGACACCCTCCGCCGTCATCACGCTGCCCAAGCCCGCCACCTTTGACGTCATCCGTCTGCGCGAACAAATCCGCCTGGGCCAGCGCGTGGACTCCTTCAACATCGACGCTTTCATCAAGGGCAAATGGGTCTGCATTGATAATGGCGGAAAAACCATTGGCAACCAGGTCATGCGCCGGCTTGACCGTCCCATCACCGCCCAGAAGCTGCGCCTGCGCATCACGGGCAGTCAGGCCACGCCCTGCATCTCTGAATTCGCCCTGTTCCGCCAGCCTGCGGGAGCCGTACGCCCGTCCATCTTCCGCCGCGGCGACAACCTGGTCATCCTGGCGGACGGCAAGAACAAAATCCTCTACACGACGGACGGAAGCGAACCCAAGGCCGGGTCCTCCGTCTATTCGCAGGGAGCCAAATTCAGCGAAAGCGGAGTTGTCAAGGCACGCTGCCAGTTTGCCAACGGCAAGCTCGGCCCCGTCAGCCAGGCAAAATTCGGCATCAGCAAAACCGGATGGAAAGTGAAAAGCACCACCTCCGGCAATGCGGCCGCCGCCATTGACGACAACCCGGAAACCTCCTGGACCGCCAATGCCGGCGTTCCCCAGTCTTTCGTGGTGGACATGGGCAAGCCCTACCAAGTCACCAGTTTCTCCTACCTGCCTCGTCAGGATGGAAAAACGGAAGGCATGACGGACAAGTACCAGTTTGAAGTAAGCGCGGACGGCAAAACCTGGAAAAAGGCGGCAGAGGGGGAATTCTCCAATCTCCGCGCCAATCCCATCGAGCAAAACGTCAACCTCAAGAATGTTGACGAGCCCGTGCGTTACTTCCGCTTTACCGGAACAAATGCGCTGGACGGCGGCGGAGCTTCCGCCGCGGAAATCAATGTCTTCGGCACTCCCGCCCAGGGCTAGCGAATACAGCGCCGCTTGTTTGAACGTCCCGGCCCGAAAGGACCGGGACGTTTTTTCATGGTTACAAAAAACAGGCTCATTTATCTGCCGCCAAGAATATCTCCGTTTCAAGACTTCCAGACAAGGCCATGGCTCCTTGAAAAAAGTTCCGGATAATGGAGGCTCCCACCCTGATTCTATCACCTTAATGCGTTCTTCATCCTTCTTCTGAGGCGCATCAGGAGGGAGCCCAAACCGGAAGAGTCCACCAGAGAACAGGCACGTTCCGAAGCCACCGCATTGAATCCTTCGCATTCTCCAAGGCCTCTCTCAGCGGGGCAGATGGAAGAATCCCGCCAAGTTCTTCCGGAAAGAAAGGAACGCCAAAGAAACCTTTTCTAGATGAAATTACCTGGCGTTATCATCTTTCCCATTCTGCCATTCCGAAGCTGTTTTCCAGTCTCCCGCTCGCTTTTTACCCGTCTGAGTAGGGGCCTTTCTCCCGCAATACGCGCATACAAAAAAGGCGCGTCCCGAAGGACGCGCCACACAAAATCATGCCGACTTGGGAAAAGACTTATTCCTGGCCGCTGAAATCAGGAGTGAGAATCAGGAACTGGTCACTGATATCCTTGCCCCTTCTCTTGGGAATGAAAGTATCCTGAAGGTCGTCGTTGTCGTTCAGTTCCAGAGTTTTGGCACTCTGGGCGGTCGTGAAGATCAGTACCTTGCCGCGGAAACTTTCCGGGTCAAAGCGGACAGCATTGCCGGCAACCACTGTAGAGCCGCCATCGCCGGGAAGCACGGAGGTAACCATCAGAGGATATTCGCCAACGGAGCTGCCGATACCCACCTTCTTGTTGTTCTCACCCTTGCGCATCACGTAGGAAATGCCCACTTCACCGGGAGTCAGGGCCTTGCCGTCATAGATTTCACCGTCGGGAGTGACGGTGGAACCGCCGGAAGCAGTCTGGACCTTGGCGTAGAAGTTGCTTTCAGACACGGACTCATTGGCCAGAAGCTGGCGGAAATAGTCATTGGAGGTGTCGCCCTGCAACGGTCCCAGGCCAGCCATGTAGCTGTGCTGGGCCACCACGCGGTCAGCGGTGATGTCGTCCGGGAAATTGCCCAGCTTGCTGTTGGACTTGAATTCGTTCATCGCCACGCCCACGTTCTTCATGTTGGTCAGGGCCTGCATCTGGTCTCCCTTGTTGATCTGGTTGATGATGGGACCATACGCCACGGACGCGAGCAGCGCGATAATGGCGATAACGACCAAAAGTTCGATCAGGGTGAAACCCCGGCGTAACTGGCGTGTTGCAAAAGATACTTTCATTGTTGAATCTAATGGAATGTTTACAGTTTAAGAAAACCGCATGTGGTTATCTATGTTCGTTTCTACTATTAACGTCATTTCCTAGTCAGGACAAGCATATTCTCACAAAATTCTCGGGTCTGGAAAGGCGGTTCCGCATTCCCGGAAATGCAGGACGTTTCCCTGCCCGGAGAAATATGGAAAACGTCTTTACTTGCCCCGGCCGAAAAAGGCGCTCAAATCTTCCAGCGCTCCGGCGTCCGGTTTGTCCGCCTCCGCAATGACGCGGCGCTGGAGTTCCGCGATCTCGTCCAGACCCTTGCGCCCCAGCTCCAGCATCCTGTTCATCTGGTCCGCAGTGAAGACGGCTTCTTCTCCGGAACCCTGCACTTCCACAAACTCGCCCTGGTCGGTCATCACCAGGTTCATGTCCACTTCCGCGTCCTTGTCTTCCACGTAGCAAAGGTCCAGCAGGGCTTCCCCTTCCAGCATGCCTACGGACACGGCGGAAACGAGCCTCTTGAGGGGGGATTCCGCCAGCTTGCCCGCAGCCACCAGCTTGTTCACGGCAATCGCCAGAGCCACGGAAGCCCCGGTGATAGAAGCGGTCCGCGTTCCGCCGTCAGCCTGGAGAACATCGCAGTCCACCCAGATGGTGCGCGCGCCGATCTTGCCCAGGTCCACGGCGGCCCGGAGGGAACGGCCAATCAGACGCTGAATCTCGCTGGAACGTCCGTCCAGCTTGCCCGCCGTGATGTCGCGGCGCTTGCGGTCCAGCGTGGAATAAGGGAGCATGGAATACTCCGCCGTCAGCCAGCCGCCCTCCACGCGCTGCACCTTCATCCAGCGCGGCACATCCTCTTCAATCGTGACGGCGCAAATCACCTTCGTCCGTCCGAAAGTCACCAGCACGGAGGCCGTGGCGTTCGGAGCAATGCCCGTTTCAAAGCTGATCGGGCGCAACTGGTCCACAAGTCGTTTATCCTGACGTTCCATGCGGGGAATCATGACGGATGCGGAGCTTTTTTTCAAATGGAAAGATGGATTTCCTCCGCCGAACCGGTAATATTTCTCCCATGAAACTTCCCGCCACCCGCGTAGCCGTCCTTGATGCAGTAGCCCTTTCTCGCCAGATGATGGAACATATGCCCAGGCTTTCCTCCTGGGCGGAGCGCCAGCGCGTTTCCTCCTTCCCTCCGGCCTTTCCGGCGGTCACCTGCACGGCGCAGAGCTCCTACATCACCGGGCTCTCCCCGGAGGAGCACGCCATTCCCGGCAACGGCTGGTACAACAGGAACATGAGCGAAGTACAGTTCTGGAAGCAATCCAACAAACTGGTACAGGGGCCGCGCGTCTGGGAGAAGCTGAAAAACCTGTACGGTCCCTCCTTCACCTGCGCCAAGCTCTTCTGGTGGTACAACATGTACTCCACCGCGGACTGGAGCATCACGCCGCGCCCCATGTACCCGGCGGACGGCCGCAAAATCTTTGACATCTATACACAGCCCATGGACCTGCGGGAAATCATCAAGCGGGACCTGGGTGAATTCCCCTTCCCCACGTTCTGGGGCCCCATGGCGGGCATCGGCGCCACGCAATGGATTGCGGACTCCGTCCGGTGGATTGAGCAAAAATACCGCCCCAATCTCAACCTGGTCTATCTGCCCTACCTGGACTACGACCTCCAGAAATTTGGTCCCTCCTCCGGGGAGGCGGCCAAGGCGGCCCGGGCCATGGACGATCTTCTCTGCGATCTGATCGACTTCCTGGAACGGGAGGGAGTCACGCCGATTGTCGTGAGCGAATACGGCATTTCCGACGTCTCGCGCACGGTAGCCCTGAACCGCCTCTTCCGGAAACGCGGCTGGATCACTGTCAAACCGGAACTGGGAACGGAAATGCTGGACGGGGGAGCCTCCAGAGCCTTTGCCGTAGCCGACCACCAAGTGGCCCAGATTTACGTTAACGATCCCTCCGTCCGGGAAGAAGTAAAAGCCCTGCTCTCCGCTACCCCCGGCGTGGAGGAAATCCGGGAGACGGACTTTTCCGGCCTGAACCCTGCCGCCTGCGAGCGCCTTCCGGACTTCACCGCCGTGGCGGCCCCGGACACTTGGTTTACCTACTACTACTGGACGGACGACGCCAAGGCCCCGGACTTCGCCCGCTGCGTGGACATCCACCGCAAGCCCGGCTATGACCCTGCGGAAATGTTCTTTGACCCGGCCCTTGCCTTCCCCATGCTGCATGCCGCCTCCTTCCTGCTGAAAAAAAAGCTGGGCTTCCGCGCCCTGATGAAAGTCATCCCCCTCAACGGAGACCAGGTGAAAGGCTCCCACGGCAGGGACCGGGTGCCCGCAAACCAGCAGCCCGTATTCATCGGCCCGGCATCCCTGCCGGAAATCCGTTCCGCGCAGGACGTGCATGAGGCCATCCTCTCCGTCTTTGCGGAAAGCTGAATCCGGGAGCGGCCCCGTCAGCGGACGTCCGGCCTGGGATCGTACTCCAGACCAGGAACCTCCCGGTAATGGGTGCCGTCCCACAGGACGGGCATGCAGCAGAAAAACCAGCTTCTCTGCCCGTTGTCCCCCTTCCAGTGGCCGAATACGCTGCGTACCAGGACACGGTTCACCCCCTTGCGGAGCTTTACCTTCACGGGAGGGCGGAAAAAATACCCCTCCCAGGTCAGGGGAGCCTCCTCAATGCGCCCCTTGCCCCAATCCGTCCAGGGCAGGCTCTTGAACGGCCACTTGGGAGGATCCACGCGCTTTCCGTTCAGCCACACGTCCCCTCCGGAAAAATCCCAGCTCCCCTGCTCCGGAGCGCGCGCGCTGCGGTACCCTCCTGAATGCCCCCACATGCCATTCAGGCCAACCATCAGCCACACTTCCTGATCCTTCGGGCTACGGATGGAAGTCAGCGCGTAACAAGTCCCGCCTCCCTTCCCCACATCCTCTGACATCAGCGTGGGCCAGTGGGCCAGCCGGTACTGGTTCCGGTGCATATTGAACATCGCAAAAAGGTGCCTGATATGCACGGCCCCGCCGTAAACGGGCGTACTCTTCCATTCCAGCGTCCTGTCCCCGTCCCGGTAGGAGGCGGCAATCTTCCGTTCCGGTTCAAAGGACGTATCATTCTTTCCCCGGTGGTCAAACGGGCCTACCAGGCTCCAGGCCATATCCGCCTGTTTTACGTACGCAAAGGGAACGCCCCGGAAAAACCTGTCACGGTGGGAGACAAGACGACGTTCAAACTCCCGGAACTCCGCCCATCCGGCCGTTCCTTTGGGGGGAAGCTGAGCCATGTAATCCTTCCTCTTGGTGGCGCCTCCGCGCCAGACGCGTTCCGCAAACGTCAACACGCAGGGGTAAAGAGGATACTGTTCCAGCACCCTCTTCTCACTGCTCAGATTCCCGTCACACCACACAGGCAGGATAGCGCCCAACGCCTTTTCATCCCCTCGGGGAACTTCGCACGGCTGCTGGAAAAACACCTGGTATACGCCGGACTGGGAATCCGCCCAGTCAATGTAAAAGCCATTGCTGTCAATTCGCTTCATTCCTTTGTCCATTCGGGCTCCAGCCTCGCTCTCTCCCCAGCACATCAGCACGGAATCCTTGTCGTGAGGACCGCCCGGCGACCATACAACCACCTCCTTCCCCTTCCCTCGGAGATACTCTGCCATGCGCGGAATAAAATCCTTCATGGTAATATGCACCTCGTCGGACCCCATATGGAAATACCTCCCGGGAAAAAGGGGAACAACCTCGTCCAGCACCTCCTTCAATATGGAAACGCCTTTCTCCGTCTGCATGCCGGTCTTCATGGCCTTGGCGAACGGCTGGCTGTGCCCCGGCATGTCGATCTCCGGAATCACCTGGATATTCAGCCCGGCGCAATAATCCACCAGCTCCTTCAACTGCTCCTGCGTATAAAACTTGCCCGGCAGCCGTGACTTCCAGTGAAAGACGCGGTCCGTCAAAGCCGGAAACTTCTTCACTTCCAGCCTCCACGCGGGATCATCCGTCAAATGCAGATGGAGCGTATTAATCTTGTAGCGGGAAACCCGGCGCATCAGCTCCTTGATAAACGCGGGAGACATATAATAACGCCCCACGTCCAGCATCATGCCCCGCAGGGCGAAGGCGGGTTCGTCGCTGATCTGCACGGAGGGCATGAAAAAACCTCCCTTTCCTTTGGAAACCAGCTGCCTCAGCGTTTGCAGGGCATTAAAAAAACCGCCAAAGCTCCCTGCTCTGACAGTTGCCTTTTCCGGTGCGACGGACAGGATATATGCTTCCCCCTCAATTCCGGCGTCCAGGCTCAACTCCCATGTCAGGGAACCTTCCTCAAAAACATCCTTGCTCACGGAAGCCGGAATGCCGAACATCCCGAATACATCCTTCATTTCCCTCACCAGGTCATCCCTGCGGGGAACATCCCGGTCTAAATGCACATGAACGCTTTTAAAACGCACCCCGCCCTTACCCCTGACGACTTTGGAAGGATAAGGAATCAACGCAGGGGAGGAAAACTCCGGCACAGGCGCGGTCACGACCTCCCCGCCCATCAACCCCCACGGGGAACAAACCAGCAGGGCGGCAAAAAACCGTACAGGAATGCTGAAAACTCTGAACAAAAACATCTCCTTATATACGGCATCCTGTCTCAACTCTTGTCAAAACAGGCCTTGTGGAGTAAAAAATACCCCTTTCTTCTGGTCTTTTAACACTGCATGCCGGATACTCCACGCTGCATTTCAACGCTTGAAACGGACGGAAAGGAAAGAGCATTCCCTCCATCCCGTAAAACCGCAGCCATGCCTAGCGCAAACGTTCCAGAAGGGCGTCAATATCCATGAAATCCTGCCCGTGGATCAGTTCCCCGAGAATGGGCGCGTCGGAAAACTCCTCCACCATGCTCCTGTTCGTAACGCAAGCGGTATCCCACTCATCCTTCACGTTATTAAACACAATACCCAGGCATTCCAGACCGCGCGCCTTGATCGCATTCAGCGTCAGCAGAGCATGATTGATGGCTCCCAGCTTGTTGCCGATCACCAGAAGAATGGGAAGATGGAAATCCGCAGCCATGTCGCTGAAATTCCGGCCTGCCGCGATCGGCACCTCCCAACCGCCCACGCCTTCCACCAGCACACACTCATGCGCGGCGGCCAAAGCCTCATAAGCGCGGCGGATAGCGTCTTCATCCACCTGTGTATTCTCCAGCTTGGCAGCCACATAGGGGCAGGTGGCATTCTTCAAAAACACGGGATTCAACTCATCCAGCGTCAGGCCTTCCGGCCCTGCCTCCCGCAGAAGCCGGGCATCCTGCCTGTCTCCGCAGGCCACGGGCTTGAATCCTGCGGCGTTCACGCCCCGTTCTCTCAGGGCCTTCACAATCAGGCAGCTTACATAAGTTTTGCCTATCTCCGTATCAGTTCCGGTAACGATAAAATTCCTCATGACGGTAAGCTTCAGGGATGGGATCTTCTGATCTCCTCCAGTTGCGCGCGGGACGGTGCGGCATCATTAGTAGTCACCCAATGGTTGATGAAAGACCAGATGATGACGGCCAACACCAGGCAGAACAACTTGGCAGGCCAGTTAAGCAATAGCAGTTTTTTCATTGGAAGGAGAAATATTCAGAAGCTCTTCAAGACGGGCCTTCAACTGTTCCGGAGTCAGGTTGCGCTCCAGCTTGCCGCCCACGGCCAGGGCAATGGCTCCCGTTTCTTCGGAAACCACCACCACCACACAATCGCTTTCCTCAGACATGCCTACGCCGGCACGGTGCCGCAGCCCCAGGGTACGGTCGCTCATCTCCTTCTGGGAAACAGGGAACACGCAGGCGGCAGCAGAAATCCGGTCGCCGGAAATAACCACTCCTCCATCGTGAAGAGCGGTTTTCGTATGAAAAATAGTCAGGGCCAGTTCCGGGGAAAAAATGGCGTCCAGCTTCACGCCGGAATCTTCAATGGGCTTCATGCTGATACTCCGCTCAAAGGCGAACAGGGCGCCGAACCGCTGATTGGAAAGCTTGCTCACTGCCTTGCAGAAATTGTCCAGGAAGTCCACCCTCTGAAGCTTGGCGAAGGAGGAGAAAAACGGATGGCTACCCAGCTTCGCCAGCCCTACGCGCAATTCCGGCTGGAAAATCA
Protein-coding sequences here:
- a CDS encoding M23 family metallopeptidase, whose product is MFYFRFLLLALFFLTGTAFISESAPVYMAKRDSKFALVPLCDGFDFPVGKPDGKGYYRSRGLRLKSPRHMGEDWNGNGGGNTDLGDPVYSVGHGVVTYAADARGAWGKVVIVRHAFREPKSGKVLCCQTLYSHLNDINVVLGQLVLRGTQVGTIGTNRGMYPAHLHVELHYNPDVNCGHQGIPKTERNYGRLTDFINRFRRLPLEKRMVRVPIGGFLPYKGTEGL
- a CDS encoding family 20 glycosylhydrolase, whose translation is MFLFRVFSIPVRFFAALLVCSPWGLMGGEVVTAPVPEFSSPALIPYPSKVVRGKGGVRFKSVHVHLDRDVPRRDDLVREMKDVFGMFGIPASVSKDVFEEGSLTWELSLDAGIEGEAYILSVAPEKATVRAGSFGGFFNALQTLRQLVSKGKGGFFMPSVQISDEPAFALRGMMLDVGRYYMSPAFIKELMRRVSRYKINTLHLHLTDDPAWRLEVKKFPALTDRVFHWKSRLPGKFYTQEQLKELVDYCAGLNIQVIPEIDMPGHSQPFAKAMKTGMQTEKGVSILKEVLDEVVPLFPGRYFHMGSDEVHITMKDFIPRMAEYLRGKGKEVVVWSPGGPHDKDSVLMCWGESEAGARMDKGMKRIDSNGFYIDWADSQSGVYQVFFQQPCEVPRGDEKALGAILPVWCDGNLSSEKRVLEQYPLYPCVLTFAERVWRGGATKRKDYMAQLPPKGTAGWAEFREFERRLVSHRDRFFRGVPFAYVKQADMAWSLVGPFDHRGKNDTSFEPERKIAASYRDGDRTLEWKSTPVYGGAVHIRHLFAMFNMHRNQYRLAHWPTLMSEDVGKGGGTCYALTSIRSPKDQEVWLMVGLNGMWGHSGGYRSARAPEQGSWDFSGGDVWLNGKRVDPPKWPFKSLPWTDWGKGRIEEAPLTWEGYFFRPPVKVKLRKGVNRVLVRSVFGHWKGDNGQRSWFFCCMPVLWDGTHYREVPGLEYDPRPDVR
- a CDS encoding alpha-L-fucosidase, producing the protein MNKLAPLFVGTALSSLMLPGQAADPPKPFGAVPTPQQVNWQRMEFYGFIHFGLNTFTGREWGYGDENPQIFNPTDFNASEIVETFKKGGMKGMIYTAKHHDGFCAWPTKSTEHNITKTPWKNGKGDVVKEFALACKKHGIKFGTYLSPWDRNHAEYGKEGYLKAYYQQIRELLTNYGPVFEIWFDGANGGDGYYGGAREKRNIGDAEKYYDFEKIVEIIRSIQPNCIIWGAGHYGDARWGGSEKGHVNYPHWSTVGLNGGGGGTGKRGGERWVPAEGDTTINHSGWFWHQGQSSRVKSPEELMQVWFDSVGRGANLILNVAADKTGKLDPADVKSLMEFKELRDKLYAKNFALGATATASQTRGNDKKFSPSNMTDGNLDTYWAVEDDNLTPSAVITLPKPATFDVIRLREQIRLGQRVDSFNIDAFIKGKWVCIDNGGKTIGNQVMRRLDRPITAQKLRLRITGSQATPCISEFALFRQPAGAVRPSIFRRGDNLVILADGKNKILYTTDGSEPKAGSSVYSQGAKFSESGVVKARCQFANGKLGPVSQAKFGISKTGWKVKSTTSGNAAAAIDDNPETSWTANAGVPQSFVVDMGKPYQVTSFSYLPRQDGKTEGMTDKYQFEVSADGKTWKKAAEGEFSNLRANPIEQNVNLKNVDEPVRYFRFTGTNALDGGGASAAEINVFGTPAQG
- a CDS encoding type II secretion system protein; the protein is MKVSFATRQLRRGFTLIELLVVIAIIALLASVAYGPIINQINKGDQMQALTNMKNVGVAMNEFKSNSKLGNFPDDITADRVVAQHSYMAGLGPLQGDTSNDYFRQLLANESVSESNFYAKVQTASGGSTVTPDGEIYDGKALTPGEVGISYVMRKGENNKKVGIGSSVGEYPLMVTSVLPGDGGSTVVAGNAVRFDPESFRGKVLIFTTAQSAKTLELNDNDDLQDTFIPKRRGKDISDQFLILTPDFSGQE
- the bioD gene encoding dethiobiotin synthase, coding for MRNFIVTGTDTEIGKTYVSCLIVKALRERGVNAAGFKPVACGDRQDARLLREAGPEGLTLDELNPVFLKNATCPYVAAKLENTQVDEDAIRRAYEALAAAHECVLVEGVGGWEVPIAAGRNFSDMAADFHLPILLVIGNKLGAINHALLTLNAIKARGLECLGIVFNNVKDEWDTACVTNRSMVEEFSDAPILGELIHGQDFMDIDALLERLR
- the nadD gene encoding nicotinate (nicotinamide) nucleotide adenylyltransferase, whose protein sequence is MKLCIFGGSFDPVHEGHVRVASRARECCGLDRVLFMPCSLSPLKEQAPSVSDARRCRMIELALKGLDWAVLDRTDLNLPPPSWSWRVAESVAACHPGAELFWLMGKDQWDSLEKWGRWRHLANMATFIVYHRGGAPDPREGVRAVFIEGDEPASSTGIREALRAGVCPVPHLNPEVESFIRREGLYGVPRGMAEK
- the truA gene encoding tRNA pseudouridine(38-40) synthase TruA, giving the protein MPRIRFITAYDGRPYLGWQSQPGGRTVQDKLERAFSTLFGEAVRIHGSGRTDAGVHALGQVFHVDAPDTHRIPADKWPAAINTRLPSTIRVIHAEYTGPGFHARFSATGKTYRYCISSEPILNPFDAGLAWHRPLAWSLDALTEAAGLFLGEHDFTAFAALRGNEPRPIPEDYFRRTITRADVRREGNHTFITFTGTGFLYKMVRLMAGAAHEAARGKITLEELNRLIRSPRPDDKSPFCAPPDGLTLMQVHYPDSVPENRPEQ
- the rph gene encoding ribonuclease PH; this encodes MERQDKRLVDQLRPISFETGIAPNATASVLVTFGRTKVICAVTIEEDVPRWMKVQRVEGGWLTAEYSMLPYSTLDRKRRDITAGKLDGRSSEIQRLIGRSLRAAVDLGKIGARTIWVDCDVLQADGGTRTASITGASVALAIAVNKLVAAGKLAESPLKRLVSAVSVGMLEGEALLDLCYVEDKDAEVDMNLVMTDQGEFVEVQGSGEEAVFTADQMNRMLELGRKGLDEIAELQRRVIAEADKPDAGALEDLSAFFGRGK
- a CDS encoding nucleotide pyrophosphatase/phosphodiesterase family protein gives rise to the protein MKLPATRVAVLDAVALSRQMMEHMPRLSSWAERQRVSSFPPAFPAVTCTAQSSYITGLSPEEHAIPGNGWYNRNMSEVQFWKQSNKLVQGPRVWEKLKNLYGPSFTCAKLFWWYNMYSTADWSITPRPMYPADGRKIFDIYTQPMDLREIIKRDLGEFPFPTFWGPMAGIGATQWIADSVRWIEQKYRPNLNLVYLPYLDYDLQKFGPSSGEAAKAARAMDDLLCDLIDFLEREGVTPIVVSEYGISDVSRTVALNRLFRKRGWITVKPELGTEMLDGGASRAFAVADHQVAQIYVNDPSVREEVKALLSATPGVEEIRETDFSGLNPAACERLPDFTAVAAPDTWFTYYYWTDDAKAPDFARCVDIHRKPGYDPAEMFFDPALAFPMLHAASFLLKKKLGFRALMKVIPLNGDQVKGSHGRDRVPANQQPVFIGPASLPEIRSAQDVHEAILSVFAES